Below is a genomic region from Nitrososphaerota archaeon.
GTAGAAGTTTATGGTGTTATCGTAGCTCATAGCCATGTAATTCGATTCTAGTTTTCCGAGTCCACTGTTTTCATTCGCATATTTGAGGATTGCTGGGGCTATTGCTGCATCCCACCATCCTATCACCATCTTCTTAGCTTCTATGACCTCGTTAAGTAGCTCTACTCTTTTGTCTTCAGTAAGTCGTTTAGTGATGCCCCCTGGAACTGCGGTCATGGGGTGAACTGCTTGAACACCTATTGTTTCGATTATCTTTTGACCTATCTCCCTTACTTTAACTACTTCTTTTGCCACAGCCGGGTACTTTTTGTATAGTGCTATGATGTCACGCTGCTTTAGGGGAAGGTCTGGTAGTAGGTAGTCTACGCCTGTCAGTATGAAGAGATGTAGTGTGTGATCGCCTAGTATCTCACCCATGAGCATAAGTTCTCTGAGTTTCTCTGCTGTTTCGGTTGGCGTTAGGTTAAGACCGTCTTCTATGGCTTTTACGCTTGCTAGGTGGTGTGGTACTGGGCATACTCCGCATATTCTTGTGGTGATTATGGGTAGTCTTGTGACAAGTCTGTTTTCTGCAAATTTTTCGAAGCCTCTGAATTCAGCGAAGCACGCTTGCACTCTTGAGACATCACCTTTATCGTCGAGCTGGATCAGCATCTTCAGATGACCTTCGATACGTGTTACCGGCTCGATTTCAATCTGTCTCATCATAATACCTCCTTTAATGCGCTCTTCAGCATCTGCTTGATGACTGGTTGTGGTGGCGGACAGCCTGGTATGATATAGTCTACTTTCACGTATTTTGACAAGGGTTCTACGGTATCAAGGATTTTAGGGGTGTCTTTGTGTTGTGAGGGGTCTTCAGAGCCGTAGGCTCTCCGCAGTAGCTCACTTTTTTCAAAGAGGTTTGCTAGGCCAACAAGACCTGTTGAGCTAGGGCATGTTCCGAATGATACGAGTATCTTTGATTTTTCTCTTGCTTTCTTTACCCGTTGTAGGTCGTGGTCGCTTCTGATGGCGCCTATTACAAGCGTAAGGTCTGCTTCCTCGTAGTCTGTTGTGCTTGCTAAAATCGGGGCGTAGACGAGATCTAGGCGCTTATCGAATAGGTCAAGAAGTGCTGTACCGAGGTCGGCTAAAGCTATTTCGCAGCCTCCGCATAAAGCACAATCTTCTATAGCGACCTTTATTCTTTCAACCAAATACTTCGCCTCTACATATATTTATTGAAATTTATCAAAAAAAGAAAAGGATAGGAGCAGTTTATTACTGCTCACTTAGCTAGGCAAGTAGAGCCCTTTTGACCATAGTTGCAGTGACGATCTTCTTGTATGCGTTGCCTGGCATAGGGATGGCGTCTATTACTGCTTGTTGTCCTGCTTGTGTTGCTGTTTCTTCGGTTATTGCTTTGCCCTTTAGGAAGTCTTCTGCTGCTTTGGCGCGTTTTGGAGTTAAGTAGACTGCGCCTAGTGCTATTCTTGAGTCTGTTACGTTTCCTCCTGAGATGTTGTACCAGACGGCTGCGCTTGCTATTGCGAATTCGATGCTTGGTCTTATAGCGGTTTTCATGAATGCTGATTTCGATGTTGCTGGTGGTGTTGGTATCTGGATCTCCTTTATTATTTCGTTCTTCTCAAGGACGTTTCCTGGTTGT
It encodes:
- a CDS encoding Ni/Fe hydrogenase subunit alpha; protein product: MRQIEIEPVTRIEGHLKMLIQLDDKGDVSRVQACFAEFRGFEKFAENRLVTRLPIITTRICGVCPVPHHLASVKAIEDGLNLTPTETAEKLRELMLMGEILGDHTLHLFILTGVDYLLPDLPLKQRDIIALYKKYPAVAKEVVKVREIGQKIIETIGVQAVHPMTAVPGGITKRLTEDKRVELLNEVIEAKKMVIGWWDAAIAPAILKYANENSGLGKLESNYMAMSYDNTINFYRGNISIIDKNGGLKAEFKPINYTDHIIEVPIPYSYGKSVTIKGEGLAKGLIRTGALARINVAKKAGTDVADRLLKDLRSKFGSPIHGTIQYNLARYVCLVYAAERLEQLLSDPVISRGDTMTEYKMRAGEGAGSVEASRGTLIHHYKWDDNGYVTYANIITPTVVNANGFEASALNAALRNIKQGTVDEEKLWHEVGVVIRAYDPCISCSTHIEKSLIIEVLSQDGSILRVIKR